In Pectobacterium aroidearum, the following are encoded in one genomic region:
- a CDS encoding EscI/YscI/HrpB family type III secretion system inner rod protein gives MKINHATTLSQPGDAPLADNGTSFSFSATNQDVSWFSAALSSAPMTAESGNSQWLGALAEKSQGLNGVFKSAERDVSQSMRSNNPKDVLDATRTLSSFYLESLLSAKLVAKSVQSLEKLTNLQ, from the coding sequence ATGAAAATTAATCATGCCACTACGCTGTCTCAGCCGGGGGATGCGCCGCTGGCGGACAACGGCACGTCTTTTTCCTTTTCCGCCACGAATCAGGATGTGTCCTGGTTCAGCGCGGCGCTGTCGTCGGCACCAATGACGGCAGAAAGCGGTAATAGTCAGTGGCTGGGTGCGCTGGCGGAAAAATCTCAGGGACTGAACGGCGTCTTTAAATCCGCCGAACGCGACGTCAGCCAGTCGATGCGTTCCAATAATCCAAAGGATGTACTGGATGCGACCCGAACGCTGTCCTCGTTCTATCTGGAAAGTCTGCTGAGCGCCAAACTGGTGGCGAAAAGTGTACAGAGTCTGGAAAAACTCACCAACTTACAGTAG
- the sctJ gene encoding type III secretion system inner membrane ring lipoprotein SctJ — protein sequence MKIDKRVFLLLIGLLAGCGEPIELNRGLSENDANEAISMLGRYQIGAEKRVDKTGVTLVIDAKNMERAVNILNAAGLPKQSRTNLGEVFQKSGVISTPLEERARYIYALSQEVEATLAQIDGVLVARVHVVLPERIAPGEPVQPASAAVFIKYRAELEPDGMEPRIRRMVASSIPGLSGKDDKELAIVFVPAEPYQDTIPVVTLGPFTLTPDEMRRWQWSAGLFGLLLAGLLGWRVGMPYLRQWQQKKAGEPSS from the coding sequence ATGAAAATCGATAAGCGAGTGTTTCTTCTGCTGATCGGGCTATTGGCTGGCTGTGGCGAGCCGATTGAGCTGAATCGCGGGCTGTCGGAGAACGATGCCAACGAAGCGATTTCGATGCTTGGCCGTTATCAGATCGGCGCGGAGAAACGGGTGGACAAAACCGGCGTTACGCTGGTGATCGACGCAAAAAACATGGAACGTGCCGTCAATATTCTCAATGCGGCGGGCTTACCGAAGCAATCACGTACTAATCTGGGCGAGGTCTTTCAGAAAAGTGGCGTGATTTCGACGCCGTTGGAAGAGCGCGCCCGCTATATCTATGCCTTATCGCAGGAAGTGGAAGCAACGCTGGCGCAGATCGATGGCGTACTGGTGGCGCGGGTGCATGTGGTGCTGCCGGAGCGTATCGCCCCCGGCGAGCCGGTTCAGCCTGCTTCAGCAGCGGTGTTTATCAAATACCGTGCTGAACTGGAGCCTGATGGGATGGAGCCGCGCATCCGCCGTATGGTGGCCAGCAGTATCCCCGGCCTGTCCGGCAAGGATGATAAAGAACTGGCGATCGTCTTTGTTCCGGCCGAACCGTATCAGGACACGATCCCGGTTGTCACGCTGGGGCCGTTCACGCTCACGCCGGATGAGATGCGACGCTGGCAGTGGAGCGCGGGGCTGTTTGGCCTGCTATTGGCTGGACTATTAGGCTGGCGCGTTGGCATGCCTTACCTGCGCCAATGGCAGCAGAAAAAAGCGGGGGAGCCGTCGTCATAA
- a CDS encoding type III secretion protein: MTTQEHRRALTSGDATALAWLTWWVKDCLLQADPSWWSGKVALPESPQRRDWLHVNAEQLHRYFSLPQRLPPDPLASLMHIGELDTAQRETVLRLMARVCQSIRNPDRADAEGIWCERLAKALRPGLWLPAEMTFSASSAAPSLSESSATGYQDALLLLRIRYGEVYWSRLRLLFPRDWPDHHLISAVSLPAARLNALCDALIWKASAPA; this comes from the coding sequence ATGACAACACAAGAGCACCGCAGGGCGTTGACGTCGGGTGACGCAACCGCGCTGGCATGGCTGACCTGGTGGGTAAAAGATTGTTTGTTACAGGCCGATCCCAGTTGGTGGAGCGGGAAGGTAGCGTTACCCGAATCGCCGCAGCGCCGCGACTGGCTGCATGTGAACGCCGAACAGCTTCATCGCTATTTCTCTCTGCCACAGCGGTTGCCACCGGATCCGCTTGCTTCACTCATGCACATCGGCGAGCTGGATACCGCGCAGCGGGAAACGGTATTACGCCTGATGGCGCGGGTTTGTCAGTCCATACGTAATCCGGATCGCGCTGATGCCGAGGGCATATGGTGTGAGCGGCTGGCAAAAGCATTACGGCCTGGCTTATGGCTACCGGCGGAGATGACCTTTTCTGCTTCATCTGCCGCGCCATCGCTGTCGGAGTCCTCCGCAACCGGCTATCAGGATGCATTGCTGCTGCTGCGTATTCGTTATGGTGAAGTGTACTGGTCACGTCTACGGCTGCTCTTTCCACGCGATTGGCCCGATCATCACCTTATCTCGGCGGTGTCATTGCCTGCCGCCAGACTCAATGCGCTGTGCGATGCCCTGATCTGGAAAGCATCGGCGCCCGCATAA
- the sctW gene encoding type III secretion system gatekeeper subunit SctW — MIKMPTVLPSSNALPRPVVVDDDPVPQAAVQQTTSHHAAPGSPLSTSMEEVAMAFGEQAERRSKSLNRRQIAQQPEARATANVERIEKLTELFRMLENPSQSTLDQQLSRMRDLLMQKGSPSLDAILEAAGNDPARGDILLRHIQQQSAQQPELATTAETALQQLHQEKGPEVRAGLNTATAIALFSTQPEQKQAMRDLYYQKIVHQQSASALLDSLLERFDAATFSIGLRTLQRALAADIASLTPSISKAVLSKMLSNLNDSRHLSHTLSSSQTLLTRLANKVPAFTLGAVELTRRLIGLSANGAYARDLHNLGREVAGTQVQHQAMFFSALLPLVSDLPHPLWRDSKNRQTALQLIRGMIGDIAQYEKQQASNSQHNERAPRDAASPQKQDARDSDKEQP, encoded by the coding sequence ATGATCAAAATGCCGACCGTCCTTCCCTCTAGCAACGCCCTGCCGCGCCCTGTCGTCGTGGATGACGACCCCGTGCCGCAGGCCGCGGTGCAGCAGACCACTTCTCACCACGCGGCTCCCGGATCGCCGTTATCTACCTCAATGGAAGAGGTAGCGATGGCATTTGGCGAGCAGGCTGAGCGGAGAAGTAAATCGCTGAATCGACGACAAATCGCCCAGCAGCCAGAGGCTCGCGCCACTGCGAATGTCGAACGGATTGAGAAGCTGACGGAACTGTTCAGGATGCTGGAAAACCCGTCGCAAAGTACGCTCGACCAGCAGTTGAGCCGCATGCGCGATCTGCTGATGCAGAAAGGTTCGCCGTCGCTTGACGCCATTCTGGAAGCCGCAGGCAACGATCCGGCGCGCGGCGATATCCTGCTGCGCCACATCCAGCAGCAATCTGCCCAGCAGCCAGAACTGGCGACGACGGCAGAGACTGCACTACAGCAGTTGCATCAAGAGAAAGGGCCGGAAGTCCGAGCGGGTCTGAATACCGCGACGGCCATTGCGTTGTTCAGCACCCAGCCGGAACAGAAACAGGCGATGCGCGATCTGTACTACCAGAAAATCGTGCATCAGCAATCGGCCAGCGCACTGCTGGACTCTCTTTTGGAACGCTTTGATGCCGCCACATTCTCCATTGGGCTGCGCACGTTGCAGCGGGCGCTGGCGGCGGATATCGCCTCGCTGACGCCCTCTATTTCGAAAGCCGTTCTTAGCAAAATGCTGAGCAACCTCAATGATTCCCGCCACCTGAGCCATACGCTGTCATCCAGCCAGACGCTGCTCACGCGGCTGGCGAACAAAGTGCCAGCCTTTACGCTCGGTGCCGTGGAGCTGACCCGTCGCCTGATTGGCCTGAGTGCCAACGGTGCCTATGCTCGCGACCTGCATAATCTCGGTCGGGAAGTCGCCGGGACGCAGGTACAGCATCAGGCGATGTTTTTCAGCGCCCTGCTGCCACTCGTCAGCGACCTGCCGCATCCGCTGTGGCGGGACAGTAAAAACCGGCAAACGGCGCTTCAACTGATACGCGGCATGATTGGCGATATCGCCCAATACGAAAAGCAACAGGCCAGTAATTCTCAGCATAACGAACGGGCGCCGCGTGACGCCGCATCGCCGCAAAAACAGGACGCGCGCGACTCGGATAAGGAGCAGCCATGA
- a CDS encoding EAL domain-containing protein: MLTLTTNTGLWFRLVLISFASALLALFIGQGILARLEQTQLQHYSQDVLDQGIAVANEGRETINRVLTLNNAPCSSADLKELRLISFYSVYLRDIGRIKDNYLICSAGWGILNPPIYLLPPNLTTPEGVQLWTAMKDVVDPRITADMASLNGVVTITAAAAFRRFIHPPAEYNAMLITRNLGHIYQTFGDIDLSAFKQTQQQKNAWLTMGKRQTFFCAANRDICVLAQLDSAGILYRPWYIITALFFVGALIGASFTLSYQLYDDRHQALPSQLKRAIKHQRLHVHYQPLISLPQRAIIGVEALARWKNERGDNVSPELFIGIAEKMGYSAELTRIITRQALRDMQPYLTQESPFLLSINLSVSDIVSPDYHHFLQQLCDELRIDRTRVMLELTERSSTSHKTLADGLEALRRSGYKVALDDFGTGYSNLDYLSHLPFDMIKIDKIFVGAIGTDSVNAAMADLLFTLVKKLDVPVIIEGVETREQAAYILQHCPSAIIQGWYFSRAVALHDLPDIHHYPCPPIETV; encoded by the coding sequence ATGCTCACCTTAACTACCAACACCGGATTGTGGTTCAGACTTGTTTTGATTTCGTTTGCCAGCGCTTTGCTGGCGCTGTTTATTGGGCAAGGCATTTTAGCCCGGCTGGAACAGACGCAGTTGCAGCACTATAGTCAGGACGTCCTCGATCAGGGAATCGCCGTCGCGAATGAAGGTCGGGAAACCATCAACCGGGTGCTGACGCTGAATAACGCGCCTTGTTCCAGCGCCGACTTGAAAGAGTTACGTCTGATCTCCTTTTACTCCGTTTATCTACGCGATATCGGGCGTATCAAGGACAACTATCTCATCTGCTCCGCAGGCTGGGGGATTCTCAACCCACCGATTTATCTGCTGCCGCCGAACCTGACGACGCCAGAGGGCGTGCAGCTATGGACCGCGATGAAAGACGTGGTTGATCCACGTATTACCGCCGATATGGCAAGCCTGAATGGTGTCGTCACGATTACCGCCGCCGCCGCATTTCGCCGTTTCATTCATCCGCCTGCCGAATACAACGCCATGCTGATAACGCGCAATCTGGGTCATATCTATCAGACCTTTGGAGATATCGATCTCTCGGCGTTCAAGCAGACACAGCAGCAGAAGAACGCGTGGCTGACCATGGGAAAACGTCAGACGTTTTTCTGTGCGGCAAACCGGGATATCTGCGTACTGGCTCAGTTAGATTCTGCGGGTATCCTGTATCGTCCGTGGTATATCATCACCGCCCTGTTTTTTGTCGGAGCGCTCATCGGCGCCAGTTTTACCCTGTCCTATCAACTCTACGACGATCGGCATCAGGCTTTGCCATCACAGCTAAAACGCGCAATCAAACACCAGCGACTGCATGTACATTACCAGCCGCTGATCAGTCTGCCACAGCGTGCGATTATTGGTGTAGAAGCGCTGGCACGTTGGAAGAATGAACGTGGTGATAATGTCTCGCCAGAGCTTTTTATCGGCATTGCGGAAAAAATGGGCTACTCCGCCGAGCTAACCCGCATCATCACGCGTCAGGCGCTGCGAGACATGCAGCCGTATCTCACGCAGGAATCACCCTTTCTTCTTAGCATTAATCTGTCTGTGTCTGACATTGTGTCGCCTGATTATCATCACTTCCTACAGCAGTTGTGCGACGAACTGAGGATAGACAGAACTCGTGTCATGTTAGAACTGACTGAGCGGTCGAGCACATCCCATAAAACACTGGCAGACGGCCTTGAGGCCTTACGCCGTTCGGGCTATAAGGTCGCGCTTGATGATTTCGGTACGGGATATTCCAACCTCGATTATCTGAGCCATTTACCGTTCGATATGATCAAGATCGACAAGATTTTTGTCGGCGCCATCGGTACCGACTCGGTGAATGCCGCTATGGCAGATCTGTTATTCACCCTGGTCAAAAAACTGGACGTCCCTGTGATCATCGAAGGGGTAGAAACCCGCGAGCAAGCCGCTTACATCCTGCAACATTGCCCATCGGCGATTATTCAAGGATGGTATTTCAGTCGGGCGGTCGCGTTGCACGATCTCCCGGATATCCATCACTATCCGTGCCCGCCGATAGAAACGGTGTAG
- a CDS encoding sigma 54-interacting transcriptional regulator, whose product MNNHYRQDRQHDSSLEYSSFDHSPVEKASSADFRSSFDYSLPPSSTADDIHSSLSPIINVIAPLNVDIVLEGETGTGKDTLANRIHRLSRCSGPLVAVNCAAVPENLAESELFGVVSGAYTGANRSRAGYLESADKGILFLDEIDSMPMTLQAKMLRVLESRGVKRLGSTQFTPVDMRVIVATQTPLLQLVEKGLFRRDLYFRLDTVKIQLPTLRSRSDLILPLFQRFSQEAAVRLRMTQPPMTAEIYEQLLTHSWPGNIRELKAAADRWAMGLSPLAEIQPLLHPRPLQLKDRLKRIEKFLIQDALRRHGHCIDDVIVELGIPKRTLYHRLKVLNVTVREMCAGGGEACQA is encoded by the coding sequence ATGAATAATCATTACCGTCAGGACAGACAACACGATTCATCACTCGAGTATTCATCATTCGATCATTCACCCGTAGAGAAGGCGTCATCAGCAGACTTTCGGTCATCATTCGACTATTCCCTGCCGCCGTCGTCTACGGCTGATGATATTCACTCATCGCTGTCGCCAATCATCAATGTTATTGCTCCCCTTAATGTCGACATCGTGCTGGAAGGTGAAACCGGTACGGGAAAAGACACACTGGCGAATCGCATTCATCGGTTGTCCCGATGCAGCGGCCCACTGGTGGCGGTGAACTGTGCCGCCGTACCGGAAAATCTGGCCGAAAGCGAACTGTTCGGCGTAGTGTCGGGCGCTTATACCGGCGCGAACCGCTCCCGCGCAGGCTATCTGGAAAGTGCGGATAAGGGGATTCTGTTTCTGGATGAGATCGACAGTATGCCGATGACGCTACAAGCCAAGATGCTACGCGTGCTGGAAAGCCGTGGCGTAAAGCGGTTGGGAAGTACCCAGTTTACGCCCGTGGATATGCGTGTGATTGTGGCGACGCAAACGCCTTTGCTGCAACTGGTGGAAAAAGGGCTGTTTCGACGCGATCTCTATTTCCGTCTTGATACGGTCAAGATTCAACTGCCGACGCTGCGCTCCCGTAGCGATCTCATTCTGCCGCTGTTTCAACGCTTTAGTCAGGAAGCGGCGGTACGCCTGAGAATGACGCAACCACCGATGACGGCAGAGATTTACGAGCAGCTGCTGACTCACAGCTGGCCAGGCAATATCCGTGAACTGAAGGCGGCGGCGGATCGCTGGGCAATGGGGCTGTCGCCCTTGGCTGAAATTCAGCCGCTGCTGCACCCGCGTCCTTTGCAGCTCAAAGATCGGTTAAAGCGGATTGAAAAATTTCTGATTCAGGATGCGCTGCGTCGCCACGGCCACTGCATTGACGATGTGATTGTGGAACTGGGGATCCCCAAGCGGACACTCTATCATCGCCTGAAAGTACTGAATGTGACGGTGCGAGAGATGTGCGCCGGGGGCGGGGAAGCCTGTCAGGCATGA
- a CDS encoding type III secretion system chaperone — translation MTSTELAAMLERWLNGGTSTLKLEIDGGAVAMVRQSSGVACRAVIPLRTLPDEPMLTRALQLADAAHAQFQDDTAILSLSAQNEQLWLWMRPDADDVMQLCRSLETLLNQRDVWLSMLTPRAKVPVSAPLNLNTLAFLQGERHA, via the coding sequence ATGACTTCAACTGAGTTGGCCGCGATGCTGGAGCGGTGGCTAAACGGCGGAACGTCAACGTTGAAGCTGGAGATTGACGGCGGCGCGGTGGCGATGGTGCGGCAGTCATCGGGCGTGGCGTGCCGCGCGGTCATTCCGCTGCGCACGTTGCCGGATGAGCCGATGCTGACACGAGCATTGCAACTGGCCGATGCCGCCCACGCCCAGTTTCAGGATGATACCGCCATCCTGTCGCTCTCAGCGCAGAATGAACAACTCTGGCTATGGATGCGGCCCGATGCTGATGACGTCATGCAACTCTGCCGCAGCCTGGAAACCCTACTCAATCAACGGGATGTTTGGCTGAGCATGCTCACGCCGCGCGCAAAGGTGCCCGTTTCCGCTCCATTGAATCTGAACACGCTGGCTTTTTTGCAAGGAGAACGACATGCGTAA
- a CDS encoding RNA polymerase sigma factor, which produces MDMSTLKHIEPTPSLYPALAVDWEQVFRQHGKKLHNFIRKRVSNHDDVEDLQQMTYLEVLKHQDKFAGASRPETWVFGIALNLVRNYFKQARQRAQEMGDEMLEHIAIDLDPGAIAESQRALKRAMDAIVSLPEDTRQMLMQLLDTDASYQDLALQLEIPIGTVRSRLSRARGVIRQAVES; this is translated from the coding sequence ATGGATATGTCTACCCTGAAACACATCGAACCGACCCCTTCGCTTTACCCGGCGCTCGCTGTCGATTGGGAACAGGTGTTTCGTCAACACGGAAAGAAATTGCATAACTTCATCCGCAAGCGCGTCAGCAACCATGACGACGTTGAGGATTTACAGCAAATGACCTACCTGGAAGTGCTCAAACATCAGGATAAATTTGCGGGAGCATCGCGGCCGGAGACGTGGGTATTTGGTATTGCCCTCAATCTGGTTCGCAACTATTTCAAGCAGGCACGGCAGCGCGCTCAGGAAATGGGTGATGAGATGCTGGAGCATATTGCGATAGATCTCGATCCCGGCGCGATCGCTGAAAGCCAGCGGGCATTGAAACGCGCAATGGATGCCATCGTCTCACTGCCTGAGGATACCCGTCAGATGCTGATGCAGTTGCTGGATACCGATGCCAGTTATCAGGATCTTGCGTTGCAGTTGGAGATCCCCATCGGTACGGTGCGGTCACGGCTGTCTCGTGCCCGAGGGGTGATCCGTCAGGCCGTTGAGTCCTGA
- the sctL gene encoding type III secretion system stator protein SctL, with protein sequence MLTTKTFVTLPDASRDETVIIPAERVAAHRRSRTLWEEANAQADTIVAQAHERARTLCEQAVEQAEAEFWQQANVLLQGVRQDRMQMEQVMITQAGQLLRDALAHVLDKTPAPSRHHALLRQLLKQQQGESRGTLYCHPAQLADVQHWLDAHAHLEWRLASDEALDNDAMKLITAHGVMSLSWRQAVKQLMPPEYPAAM encoded by the coding sequence ATGCTGACGACGAAAACGTTTGTGACATTACCCGATGCCAGTCGGGATGAAACGGTGATTATTCCGGCGGAGCGGGTCGCGGCACATCGGCGCAGTCGGACACTTTGGGAAGAGGCCAATGCGCAGGCCGATACGATCGTGGCGCAGGCGCACGAACGTGCCCGAACGCTGTGTGAGCAGGCAGTAGAACAGGCAGAAGCGGAATTCTGGCAGCAGGCAAATGTGCTGTTGCAGGGGGTTCGGCAAGACCGAATGCAGATGGAGCAGGTCATGATTACGCAAGCCGGACAGCTACTGCGCGATGCGCTGGCACATGTGCTGGATAAAACACCTGCGCCGTCGCGCCATCACGCTTTACTGCGGCAGTTGTTGAAGCAACAGCAGGGGGAAAGCCGGGGAACGCTGTATTGCCATCCCGCCCAGCTTGCCGATGTGCAGCATTGGCTGGATGCCCATGCGCATCTGGAATGGCGTCTTGCCAGCGATGAAGCGCTGGATAACGATGCCATGAAGCTGATTACGGCGCACGGCGTGATGTCGTTGAGCTGGCGGCAGGCGGTAAAACAGCTCATGCCGCCGGAGTATCCTGCCGCGATGTGA
- a CDS encoding PAS domain S-box protein, translated as MMFTQPFRSDEKTKAPELELVDFAFGRIKDAIYIVNEDQRFCYVNEAASQTLGYSITEFMHLSVVDIDPLWSADHRSPDWLQEYESGVGTTFETRHLTRYGMTIPVEVNLTHFQHRGRSYSMCVVRDIRERKHIEQLAYAREQEFRALVENTPDLIIRFDPNLNCLYANAASLKHLDFTVEQLRGRMITELMPGVGCAIRMEQLVQQVVDTRSSAEGEVMESRGKGDQRHQSIHHIRCVPEFDQHGALVSILTVGRDITAIRYAEKKLADSHMQLRLLARQREISREEERKHIAQEIHDELGQHLTTIRMSLSLMRMCFAKENPDMQAHLQKLMQLADQTIQVVRNVSTRLRPNVLNMGLTPALEWLCDEFNRHYSATCLLRTLGEPLALNDESTTAAFRVVQESLTNVARYAAATQVRITLDNQPDCVVLCIKDNGKGFDSQAKNKNAFGLMSMKERGRMLGGEVVIESEPGKGTLVQLTFPKNGDTR; from the coding sequence ATGATGTTCACCCAACCGTTTCGTTCCGATGAAAAAACCAAGGCTCCCGAGCTGGAATTGGTGGATTTTGCATTTGGTCGCATCAAGGACGCGATTTATATCGTCAATGAAGATCAGCGTTTTTGTTATGTCAATGAGGCCGCCAGCCAGACACTGGGCTACAGCATTACGGAATTCATGCATCTGAGCGTTGTCGACATCGACCCGCTATGGAGTGCCGATCATCGGTCACCGGACTGGCTGCAGGAGTACGAATCAGGCGTGGGGACCACGTTTGAAACCCGGCACCTCACCCGCTACGGCATGACTATTCCGGTAGAAGTTAATCTCACACATTTCCAACACAGAGGACGTAGCTACAGCATGTGTGTCGTCAGAGATATCAGGGAACGTAAACATATTGAACAGTTAGCCTATGCGCGAGAGCAGGAATTTCGCGCGCTGGTTGAGAACACGCCGGATTTGATTATTCGCTTCGATCCCAACCTGAATTGCCTGTACGCCAACGCGGCCAGTTTGAAACATCTGGATTTCACCGTAGAGCAACTTCGGGGCCGTATGATTACGGAGTTAATGCCCGGTGTTGGGTGTGCAATCCGTATGGAACAGCTGGTGCAGCAGGTGGTTGATACCCGCAGCAGTGCGGAAGGTGAAGTGATGGAGTCGCGGGGGAAAGGCGATCAGCGCCATCAAAGTATTCACCATATTCGCTGTGTGCCGGAGTTTGATCAGCATGGCGCGCTGGTGTCGATTCTAACCGTAGGACGGGACATTACCGCGATTCGCTATGCGGAGAAAAAACTGGCTGATTCGCATATGCAACTGCGTTTGCTGGCACGCCAGCGCGAGATTTCGCGTGAGGAAGAACGTAAGCATATCGCGCAGGAAATTCACGATGAGCTGGGGCAGCATTTGACCACGATCCGCATGAGCCTGTCGCTGATGCGCATGTGTTTTGCCAAGGAAAACCCTGACATGCAGGCGCATTTGCAAAAGCTGATGCAGTTGGCTGACCAAACGATTCAGGTGGTGCGTAACGTGTCGACCCGGCTTAGGCCGAATGTGTTGAATATGGGGCTTACACCTGCGCTGGAATGGCTGTGCGACGAATTTAACCGGCACTACAGCGCCACCTGTCTGCTACGAACGTTGGGGGAACCGCTGGCGCTCAATGACGAAAGCACCACGGCGGCATTCCGCGTCGTGCAGGAATCGTTGACTAACGTCGCGCGCTACGCCGCCGCTACCCAGGTACGCATTACGCTGGATAATCAGCCTGACTGTGTGGTGCTGTGCATCAAAGACAACGGCAAAGGTTTTGATTCCCAAGCTAAAAATAAAAACGCTTTCGGGCTCATGAGTATGAAAGAGCGAGGGCGGATGCTGGGAGGCGAAGTCGTGATTGAAAGTGAGCCCGGTAAAGGCACGCTGGTGCAGTTAACGTTTCCTAAAAATGGCGATACCCGTTAA
- a CDS encoding type III secretion protein HrpF, whose product MSLNPIQRRLDAHLVDSQKQLDDIALNVAEGGASQADSYAFFEASMDYSNASWAVGQLLSVKHGLAKAIINDFN is encoded by the coding sequence ATGTCCCTTAACCCAATCCAGCGTCGTCTTGACGCGCACCTGGTCGATTCGCAGAAACAACTGGATGATATTGCGCTGAATGTTGCCGAAGGCGGCGCCAGTCAGGCGGATAGCTACGCCTTTTTTGAGGCCAGCATGGATTATTCTAATGCCAGCTGGGCTGTCGGGCAGTTGTTGAGCGTTAAACACGGTCTGGCGAAGGCCATCATCAATGACTTCAACTGA
- a CDS encoding Hrp pili protein HrpA produces the protein MALGLSQVASQAASQTLDTAMAGSLTRAAGAQAQKIALDTENSILDGQMDSASKSLNSGQKAAKAIQF, from the coding sequence ATGGCTTTAGGACTTTCTCAGGTTGCATCTCAGGCGGCTTCTCAGACTCTGGATACCGCGATGGCTGGTTCTCTGACGCGTGCAGCAGGCGCTCAGGCACAGAAAATTGCGCTGGATACGGAAAACTCCATTCTGGATGGTCAGATGGATTCTGCGTCCAAATCACTGAACTCCGGGCAGAAAGCGGCAAAAGCTATCCAGTTCTGA
- a CDS encoding response regulator transcription factor yields MGKPIRLMIADDHVIMREGLKQIFALDESLSVVAEAGNGAQVLAQLRSVTPDLLLLDMSMPGISGEALISRVVAQYPRLPILVLSMYSEAQIAQHALKSGARGYITKDKDPEALLSAIRRVAQGARYIDHTIAEQLVFSNYTEGGRAEHDVLTAREHQIMIMFAQGMGINAIANELAISNKTVSTHKARLMEKMQFSTNVEIVKYVVSKKLIP; encoded by the coding sequence ATGGGTAAACCAATACGTTTAATGATCGCAGACGATCACGTCATCATGCGTGAAGGGCTCAAGCAGATCTTCGCGCTGGATGAATCGCTGAGCGTCGTCGCCGAAGCCGGAAATGGCGCACAGGTACTGGCACAACTGCGCAGCGTGACGCCCGATTTGCTGCTGCTGGATATGTCGATGCCCGGTATCAGCGGTGAAGCATTGATTTCACGCGTGGTGGCGCAATATCCGCGTCTGCCGATTCTGGTGCTCAGCATGTACAGCGAAGCGCAGATTGCACAGCATGCGCTGAAGAGCGGTGCCAGAGGTTACATCACCAAAGATAAAGACCCGGAAGCCCTGCTGTCGGCGATCCGACGTGTGGCGCAGGGAGCTCGCTATATCGACCACACAATTGCCGAGCAACTGGTGTTTTCCAACTACACGGAGGGGGGCAGAGCCGAGCACGATGTGCTGACGGCCAGAGAGCACCAGATCATGATTATGTTTGCGCAGGGTATGGGCATCAATGCCATCGCCAATGAATTGGCCATCAGCAATAAAACGGTCAGCACTCATAAGGCGCGTCTGATGGAAAAAATGCAGTTCAGTACCAATGTGGAGATCGTGAAATATGTTGTGAGTAAGAAGCTGATTCCCTAG